From a region of the Besnoitia besnoiti strain Bb-Ger1 chromosome I, whole genome shotgun sequence genome:
- a CDS encoding hypothetical protein (encoded by transcript BESB_005840), with translation MHAPEHAAGVGGAGSAAPNSGADFPESGPPQKRARHDTVERQGANSCSLSEPARLSEGRGVQTRKQAEATETGRREADAPPQLCESLFTEIAALTVGAAQATVQPCLLRLETAATELLLLLREERRHGTSSARATDFASAAAAGVSLPPPAEEAQLKRGRWGLQSTPAENATGASASYPGGGDVVLRERLRVYVQRFLPSFLGLGSHPIAAFRHFCLQFVARLVHTDGRAVPLVLVTLDRILEEMWRERDKSPSAALLLFGLDVSRRFWKTLLVYTCLAAARLRRYGPTGVQDFFGGEQATLKGFRALVSLRTFLHKLLSSKSAASSVTPPVSYESYREALAILERSLEFLCTKPLSAKTAGSHDPGFPFSIPPPPSFSSSSLSDTLGAALNSFCGASSSSSSTPAPRGGPRAGVRTPEGAGKQADAYLPQVSPTFSSRQVQYLQDAPPVILADRDLMKALESWATSDTDLLLQLLQHRPPQVYVQSGDASAAHASPPQGSAEGRAGEMPSENSPPAENTQASAAAVAAATREDTLAKVKTSDADAAARNGDRPTLALDALFYTFVLQAVAWLGSRRPQYLPLFYAPLRGLVCLLTSSGRACRPSASPSPSTSLSSSALAAALGALPAETRADLLSVVRMEFLRLLASPLCASSSWRGKIVEALHASGKAGTCAALVQESREVFADMWVARQPRRVAAAGGQAAFHVALLAPSAASASSAASSSSDACAALGGDEEHEEEEDAREAARGEEEAVLRQQRLWQKDDDSSFFLQPHKHIDAVTWLAATRSEEELVELTLKNLSRQPAGPCPKPRGGPQTAAAPERGDEGAQAAESRAREQSLNEADSGRGARTELGNAACASVDRVARELVTQIEDETSLWNEGDAEGSRGEEGGLPMLFERADFDLMLPPHLRNFVPQGSREGGFQGSDRGEEGARAKRDLHQLARSPISSARDAPCAPVEDATELVKTPALAAMQRHGGVFKALLFRQMLRAPFFPRVIGANIFASALRFHQKRTEIALRMIFWPSQDAATQRNLCSTFLQALFSTRIMPLLEDATGGGEGRDQEGELLEWRIRINTMLDLLFYKATQDAEQLSRFRQPLAALPDGRASVREAKAEKASRGADGGAAASCALSAADSLLVADFFFAPAREDVASPSSESRDSSAAAPPLCISSLALVRALEGRLPQSLLGWRFTLPGEASAEVEQQPQESAAAAGAEREGGEAREEERKEGKESKAFRYADVLDLCLDAVYSPALLADTAQRDSYCQLVARFFVDLPHIGVRGFRRVASWATAASGLPRRLAVAVLSQLLKRGNSLLARRTAFSLVLTLEHVACESVRRLLLKLISSPKGIYLLAKDEEAIAPPSWQQPRRLVLSGAAAGDIEAQPRAPESVPFVIYSASDASEGGEEKTVEADEEERRGWTDSRQFGRAWIEACAGIVLRSVAPDGARFAAPIVTNAFVASLAQQIILRSEEATLRRIAASPSEAFEAGGKTFDTEGLKERLSCFFTLCVRQPRLLHAFFEVFLLCSATCRRDLESLFAKCIAKISPACHPEYVRLLENYELEHHALAVTLINHCVDFVFANPEGDFEALPALVGAVWAQTQAPEGERAEGEKKANAEAEKRRENAAVLALPLIAFFERAQLKTLLPLFVFGDFGEADIKTALKRILTVPREVQAKIYPGSSVTPPEELLMLLYSLPCSTGEQRKKQTAVLDYCLDLTGCTSRSESPTEIFPIDAVAATCQRIADDDSQPISVVFGRLLCQVAQNMPSLREFVAGTVMPALVRRKIWTSRSLWKGFVMATSILWAERKDLLVRIILVLPEDKTRDLLQHLQQRHSVTADISAFLYQDDQARRACPHYLRVLLGLTN, from the exons ATGCATGCGCCTGAGCACGCCGCCGGGGTAGGCGGGGCCGGCTCAGCCGCGCCGAACTCCGGGGCCGACTTTCCCGAAAGCGGTCCTCCGCAGAAGCGGGCGCGTCACGACACGGTTGAACGACAAGGGGCAAACTCGTGTTCGCTCTCTGAACCCGCTCGCCTTTCTGAAGGGAGAGGCGTACAGACGCGGAAGCAGGCGGAAGCAACGGAGACAGGGAGACGGGAAGCTGACGCACCGCCGCAGCTCTGTGAGAGTCTCTTTACAGAGATTGCGGCGCTTACCGTGGGTGCGGCTCAAGCCACCGTGCAGCCGTGCCTCTTGCGGCTTGAGACTGCCGCCACGGAGTTGCTTTTGCTCTTgagagaagagcggcgtCACGGCACGTCTTCCGCCCGGGCGACCGATttcgcttcggcggccgccgcgggcgtcagtctccctccccccgccgAGGAGGCTCAACTCAAGCGAGGTCGCTGGGGTCTGCAGAGCACACCCGCCGAAAACGCGACAGGCGCCAGCGCAAGCTAtccaggaggcggcgacgtggttctccgcgagcgcctgcgggtgtacgtacagcgtTTTCTGCCCTCCTTCCTCGGACTGGGCAGCCACCCGATCGCGGCCTTCCGGCACTTTTGTTTGCAGTTTGTTGCTCGCCTCGTCCACACTGACGGGCGCGCGGTACCGCTCGTGCTGGTGACTTTGGATCGAATTCTCGAGGAAATGTGGCGGGAGCGCGACAagtcgccgtccgccgctctTCTGCTTTTCGGTCTGGATGTCTCTCGGAGATTCTGGAAGACTCTGTTGGTCTATacctgcctcgccgccgcgcggcttcggcgctaCGGCCCCACTGGCGTCCAG GACTTTTTCGGAGGCGAGCAAGCGACGCTCAAAGGATTCCGCGCACTCGTCTCCTTGAGGACTTTCCTCCACAAGCTCCTCAGCTCCAAGTCGGCTGCCTCATCCGTCACGCCTCCGGTCAGTTACGAGAGCTACCGAGAAGCTCTGGCGATCCTCGAACGGTCGCTTGAGTTTCTGTGCACGAAGCCTCTGTCGGCCAAAACAGCCGGCAGCCACGATCCTGGGTTCCCTTTCTCcattcctccgcctccttcgttttcgtcctcctctctctccgacaccctcggcgccgctctgAATTCGTTCTGtggcgcgtcttcgtcctcctcgtccacGCCCGCCCCGCGTGGCGGCCCGCGCGCAGGTGTCCGTACACCTGAGGGCGCTGGAAAACAGGCAGATGCTTATCTGCCCCAAGTCTCCCCCACGTTCAGCAGCCGCCAGGTCCAGTATCTCCAAGATGCCCCTCCTGTCATTCTGGCCGACCGAGATCTGATGAAGGCTCTCGAGAGTTGGGCCACCTCCGACACCGATctgctgcttcagctgctgcagcaccgcCCGCctcaggtgtacgtacagagcggagacgcgtccgccgcaCATGCATCCCCTCCGCAGGGCTCCGCAGAGGGCCGAGCGGGCGAGATGCCCTCTGAGaactcgccgccggccgaaAACACTcaggcctctgccgccgccgtcgcggcggcgacccgcgAGGACACTCTCGCCAAAGTGAAGACGtccgacgcagacgcggctgcaCGAAACGGGGATCGTCCAACCCTCGCCCTGGACGCCCTGTTCTACACGTTTGTCCTTCAGGCCGTCGCATGGCTCGGGAGCCGACGTCCTCAGTACCTCCCGCTGTTCTACGCTCCGCTGCGTGGactcgtctgtctcctcaCGTCGAGCGGACGGGCCTGTCgcccctctgcctctccctccccgtCTACTTCGCTCTCTTCATCTGCCTTGGCGGCGGCTCTGGGCGCCCTTCCTGCGGAAACGCGAGCCGATTTGCTCTCTGTTGTGCGCATGGagtttctgcgtctgctggcCTCGCCGCTGTGCGCGTCGAGCTCCTGGCGAGGGAAGATCGTGGAGGCGCTCCACGCAAGCGGCAAGGCGGGCACCTGCGCAGCGCTCGTTCAAGAAAGCCGAGAGGTCTTCGCAGACATGTGGgtcgcgaggcagccgcggcgggtcgccgctgcaggcgggcaGGCCGCCTTCCACGTCGCCCTCctggcgccttccgcggcgtcagcgtcttcagccgcttcttcgtcgtctgaCGCCTGCGCTGCACTCGGCGGCGATGAAGagcacgaggaggaggaggacgcgcgcgaggctgcgcggggcgaagaggaggcagtgctgcgccagcagcggctgtGGCAAAAGGACGACGACAGCTCGTTTTTCCTGCAGCCGCACAAACACATCGACGCAGTCACGTGGCTCGCGGCTACGCGCTCCGAGGAGGAACTCGTGGAGTTGACGCTGAAGAACTTGAGCCGCCAGCCGGCGGGGCCGTGCCCAAAGCCCCGCGGAGGTCCCcagacagccgcggcgcccgagcgcggcgacgaaggagcgcaagctgcagagagccgcgcgcgagagcaaAGTCTGAATGAAGCCGACTCGGGGAGGGGAGCGCGGACGGAGCTCGGCAacgccgcatgcgcgtcggTCGACCGCGTAGCTAGAGAGCTCGTGACGCAGATTGAAGATGAAACTTCTCTGTGgaacgagggagacgcggaaggaagtcgcggggaggagggcgggctGCCGATGCTCTTCGAGCGCGCCGACTTCGATCTGATGCTGCCCCCGCACCTGAGGAACTTCGTC CCCCAGGGATCGCGTGAGGGTGGCTTCCAAGGCAGCGACaggggcgaagaaggcgcgcgcgcaaaaCGCGATCTTCATCAACTCGCGCGGTCACCCATTTCCTCTGCACGCGACGCTCCGTGCGCTCCTGTTGAGGACGCGACGGAGCTCGTGAAGACGCCTGCGCTGGCTGCCATGCAGCGCCACGGCGGTGTCTTCAAGGCTCTGCTCTTCCGCCAGATGCTTC GCGCCCCGTTCTTCCCGCGGGTCATCGGAGCGAACATTTTTGCCTCAGCGCTTCGCTTCCATCAG AAGCGCACAGAAATCGCTCTCCGGATGATTTTCTGGCCGTCGcaagacgccgcgacgcagagaaaccTCTGCTCCACGTTCCTCCAGGCGCTCTTCAG CACGAGGATCATGCCGCTGCTCGAGGATGCAAcggggggcggcgaaggccgcgaccAAGAG GGCGAACTCCTCGAGTGGCGCATCCGCATCAACACGATGTTGGATCTCCTCTTCTAtaaggcgacgcaggacgcggagcagctgtcgcgctttcgccagcctctcgccgctctcccagacggccgcgcgtccgttcgagaggcgaaggccgagaaggcttcgcgcggagccgacggaggggctgccgcgtcttgcgcgctctctgccgccgaTTCGCTCTTGGTTGCGgactttttcttcgcgccggcgcgagaggacgtggcctcgccctcgtcggaGTCGCGCGactcctccgcggcagctccgccgcTGTGCATTTCTTCTCTTGCGTTGgtgcgcgcgctggagggtCGGCTGCCGCAGTCGCTCCTCGGCTGGCGTTTCACGCTCccgggcgaggcgagcgcggaggtcgagcagcagcctcaggagagcgccgcggccgcgggcgcagagcgcgagggaggagaagcgagagaagaagagagaaaagaggggAAAGAAAGCAAAGCATTTCGCTACGCCGACGTGCTCGACCTTTGCCTGGATGCGGTCTACTCGCCAGCGCTTCTCGCTGACAC cgcccaGCGCGACAGTTACTGCCAGCTggtcgcgcgcttcttcgtggATCTGCCGCACATCGGGGTGCGGGGCTTCCGCCGGGTGGCGTCctgggcgacggcagcaTCGGGACTCCCGCGCcgactcgccgtcgcggttCTGTCGCAGCTCCTCAAGCGCGGAAACTCTCTCCTCGCACGTCG AACTGCCTTCTCTCTTGTTTTGACACTCGAGCACGTGGCCTGCGAGAGCGTCCGGCGTTTGCTGTTGAAGCTCATCAGCTCGCCGAAGGGAATTTACCTTTTGGCTAAAGACGAAGAAG cGATAGCCCCGCCGTCGTGGCAGCAGCCTCGACGCCTCGTCctgagcggcgccgccgcgggagacatcgaggcgcagcctcgagccCCCGAATCGGTGCCTTTCGTCATCTACAGCGCGTCTGATGCGAGCGAggggggagaagagaagactgtggaggcggacgaagaagagcggagaggaTGGACTGACAGCCGGCAGTTCGGGCGCGCGTGGATTGAAGCTTGCGCGGGCATCGTCCTCAG GTCTGTCGCACCAGACGGCGCTCGGTTCGCCGCTCCCATCGTGACGAATGCCTTCGTTGCCTCACTCGCACAGCAGATCATTCTGCGGTCGGAGG AGGCCACGCTGCGGCGCATCGCCGCTTCCCCGTCGGAGGCGTTCGAAGCGGGCGGCAAGACGTTCGACACTGAGGGCCTCAAGGAGAGGCTGAGCTGCTTCTTCACGTTGTGCGTTCGCcagcctcgtcttctccacGCGTTCTTCGAggttttcctcctctgctccGCGACCTGCCGCCGCGATCTCGAGTCTCTGTTCGCCAAG TGCATCGCTAAGATTTCTCCGGCGTGTCACCCCGAATACGTCCGCCTGCTTGAG AACTACGAACTGGAGCATCACGCGCTCGCGGTGACTCTGATCAACCACTGCGTGGATTTCGTGTTTGCGAATCCCGAGGGCGActtcgaggcgctgccggcgctcgtcggcgcagtctgggcgcagacgcaggcccccgagggcgagcgcgcggagggagagaagaaagcgaacgcggaggcggagaaaagaagagaaaacgcagccGTGCTGGCCTTGCCACTGATCGCCTTCTTTGAAAG ggcgcagctgaagacgcTTTTGCCTCTCTTTGTGTTTGGAGATTTTGGTGAAGCGGACATAAAGACAGCCCTGAAGCGCATTTTGACCGTGCCGCGGGAAGTGCAAGCGAAAATCTATCCAGGCAGCTCCGTGACGCCTCCCGAAGAACTCCTCATGCTTCTCTACAGTCTCCCCTGTTCAACCG gcgagcagcgcaagaagcagacggcggTTTTGGACTACTGTCTCGATTTGACTGGCTGCACCAGCAGGTCGGAGTCACCGACGGAGATCTTCCCAATAGAT gcggtcgcggccaCGTGCCAGAGGATCGCAGACGACGACTCGCAGCCGATCTCGGTTGTCTTCGGGCGCCTG CTTTGCCAGGTCGCACAGAACATGCCTTCTTTGCGCGAGTTCGTCGCCGGCACAGTGATGCCTGCGCTTGTTCGGCGAAAG atCTGGACGAGTCGCAGTTTGTGGAAGGGTTTCGTGATGGCGACCTCGATTCTCTGGGCGGAGCGGAAAGATCTCCTCGTCAGAATCATCCTCGTGCTGCCAGA agacaagaCACGAGACTTGCTGCAACACCTCCAGCAGCGGCATTCCGTCACGGCGGACATCTCGGCCTTCCTGTATCAAGACGACCAG GCTCGGCGGGCGTGCCCTCACTACCTCCGCGTTCTGCTCGGACTCACGAATTag
- a CDS encoding thioredoxin domain-containing protein (encoded by transcript BESB_005820), which yields MLNFSAGRAALAAGVKKQHACKTSKRQTRRLVTCLSVGASVALLIALSVSAGASPAASPSVVKELTDASFEHDTQAATGATTGDWFVKFYAPWCGHCKAMANAWESLAKELSGKVNVAKIDATSNSITAKRFKIQGFPTLYYLSNGKMYEYRGERSVEKLKAFTEGGWKSVEGETIPSPLSTFDILKDELISAFLQLQGIVYHAPLPFFLLFFIGMASGCLLTCLCSLCCSKKDQKRGAVASRSAKKKD from the exons ATGTTGAACTTCTCGGCAGGCCGTGCTGCGTTGGCAGCCGGTGTGAAGAAACAGCATGCCTGCAAGACGAGCAAGCGTCAAACCCGGCGTCTTGTGACTTGCCTGTCCGTCGGTGCAAGCGTTGCGCTCCTTATCGCactttctgtctctgctggaGCGTCCCCAGCCGCGTCCCCCTCAGTCGTCAAGGAGCTTACCGATGCAAGCTTCGAGCATGACACGCAAGCCGCAACTGGTGCCACGACTG GCGACTGGTTCGTCAAGTTCTACGCGCCGTGGTGCGGCCACTGCAAGGCTATGGCGAACGCATGGGAAAGCTTGGCCAAAGAGCTGAGCGGCAAGGTCAACGTGGCAAAAATCGATGCCACTAGCAACAGTATCACCGCCAAGCGTTTCAAGATCCAGGGCTTCCCGACTCTCTACTACCTCTCCAAC GGAAAGATGTACGAGTATCGCGGTGAACGCAGCGTTGAGAAGCTGAAGGCTTTCACTGAAGGCGGGTGGAAGTCGGTTGAAGGCGAG ACCAtcccgtcgcctctgtctaCTTTCGACATCTTGAAGGACGAGCTGATCTCCGCGTTCCTTCAGTTGCAGGGAATCGTCTATCATGCTCCTCTGCCCTTCTTCCTGCTGTTCTTCATCGGTATGGCCTCTGGTTGTCTCCTGACCTGCCTGTGCAGCCTGTGCTGCTCTAAGAAGGACCAGAAGCGTGGCGCTGTTGCTTCGcgaagcgcgaagaagaaggactAA
- a CDS encoding hypothetical protein (encoded by transcript BESB_005830) has translation MAQASQPKTPFDPLGADSVRALCRLLNPDDDDDGEFNSVPASRAHMSPADLRGREHKPTAKPNVKVEAKMRKSSGINANENSAPLNERVSASSVKDCRQLPDYEILHQQTVGPEDIFLGITGKDPTSDHCDKFIIKVKLPDTELKAIQLKVSKKIDLRVSLCVAAFVYGPLTSLVPIIN, from the exons ATGGCGCAGGCTTCACAGCCCAAGACGCCCTTCGATCCTCTAGGCGCTGACAGCGTGAGAGCTTTGTGTAGGCTGCTGAACCCAGATGATGACGATGATGGCGAGTTCAACTCCGTGCCGGCAAGCCGGGCGCACATGAGTCCGGCGGATCTACGCGGCCGTGAACACAAACCAACTGCAAAGCCAAACGTGAAAGTGGAAGCCAAG ATGCGGAAATCAAGCGGCATAAATGCAAATGAGAACTCGGCGCCGCTGAATGAGCGCGTATCCGCGAGTTCAGTGAAAGACTGTCGCCAGCTGCCCGACTACGAG ATTCTTCACCAACAGACCGTCGGACCTGAGGACATTTTCTTGGGCATCACCGGCAAAGATCCGACATCAGACCACTGCGACAAATTCATTATCAAG GTGAAACTTCCCGACACGGAACTCAAGGCAATTCAGTTGAAGGTGAGCAAGAAGATCGATTTGCGCGTGAG TCTCTGTGTGGCTGCGTTTGTTTACGGACCCCTGACTTCCTTGGTGCCGATCATCAATTAA